In Plasmodium vinckei vinckei genome assembly, chromosome: PVVCY_13, a single genomic region encodes these proteins:
- a CDS encoding DNA-directed RNA polymerases I, II, and III subunit RPABC4, putative — MYIREHDEDISTEPVVYICGECGIDTVIPPNASLRCKNCGSKIFFKKRSRRVMQYEAR, encoded by the exons atgtatataagaGAACATGACGAAGACATATCAACAGAGCCAgttgtttatatttgtggag AATGCGGAATTGATACAGTAATACCACCTAATGCATCATTGAGGTGTAAAAATTGTGgatcaaaaatattttttaagaaaaGAAGCCGAAGAG TTATGCAATATGAAGCTAGATAA